Part of the Flavobacteriales bacterium genome, TCGCTCGGTACAATTGCATTACCTCCAGGTCTATTATCCGTTAATGGTAATAACCCAATTATGTGGATAGGTAATTTTGATAAGGCAATGGCATGAATGGTCCCTGCCACGGTTGCAGCTCCAGCCATGTCGCATTTCATTTGATCCATTGAATTGGCTGTTGGCTTAAGGCTTAAGCCGCCCGTATCGAAAACAACACCCTTACCAACAAGTACATATGGTTTCTTATTGCTCGCATTTTTGGGTTTCCATTCTAAGATGCAAAAAGCAGGAGGATCTACACTTCCTTTATTTACTGCAAGAATGCCACCCATCTTTAGCGTCTCAATTTGTTTCTTGTTGAGGGCATGAAATTTAAAACCAGATTTCTTGGAGAGCTTTTGAAGTTCCTTAACCATGGTCGGAGCATCGAGGTAAGACAATGGTTCGTTCACTAAATCACGAGCAACGGCTACAGAGTCTAATTGATTTTGAAGAGCTATTACATCTTTTTTTGACAAGTGTTTACTCATCACTTTTATCTGAGACAAACTGTTTAACTGCTTCTCTTTTGTTTTGTGATTTAAGAATTGGTAGTTCCCAAGATAAAGGCCTTCCACTAAAGCAGAGGAGATGCCCTTAATATCGATCTCTTCAACAATAATTACGCTTTTCGTTTTATTAGAATTAATAGTTGTTAGTATTCCATTTCCTTGAATTCGATACTTTTCTTGCAATGCATTTGTTGAGTCTTTATCCTTGATAAGGCAGATAAAAAGAAGCCTATTGTATTGATTAATCGTTACGAAAGAGCCCTTGGTATCCTTTACTTGTTCTTTTACGTAATCTTTTTCGGCTTTC contains:
- a CDS encoding leucyl aminopeptidase, giving the protein MRTTLNTTTSFSASDSLIILVSSLSQIDKYQLSKAEKDYVKEQVKDTKGSFVTINQYNRLLFICLIKDKDSTNALQEKYRIQGNGILTTINSNKTKSVIIVEEIDIKGISSALVEGLYLGNYQFLNHKTKEKQLNSLSQIKVMSKHLSKKDVIALQNQLDSVAVARDLVNEPLSYLDAPTMVKELQKLSKKSGFKFHALNKKQIETLKMGGILAVNKGSVDPPAFCILEWKPKNASNKKPYVLVGKGVVFDTGGLSLKPTANSMDQMKCDMAGAATVAGTIHAIALSKLPIHIIGLLPLTDNRPGGNAIVPSDVITMHNKMTVEVKNTDAEGRLILADALSYAQKYKPELVIDLATLTGSAYAAIGSLGSVFMGTASEKVKANLKEVGDETYERLVEFPFWDEYSDQIKSDVADLSNLGGPTGGAITAGKFLENFIDYPWLHIDIAGTAFLTATDNYKAKGGTGYGVRLLYNFFDKLSK